One region of Brassica napus cultivar Da-Ae chromosome A10, Da-Ae, whole genome shotgun sequence genomic DNA includes:
- the LOC106370175 gene encoding inactive glucose-1-phosphate adenylyltransferase small subunit 2, chloroplastic isoform X1 produces MQIYSSSYSPYSTKITNLHMIRSSSNHNQERHNYNLKQIFVPNSCPNLSVSNTQQLPLNQSVAAIVFGGGPDSELYPLTKTRSKGAIPIAANYRLIDSVISNCINSDITKIYAITQFNSTSLNSHLTKAYSGFGLGKDRFVEVIAAYQSLEDQGWFQGSADAIRRCLWVFEEFPVTEFLVLPGHHLYRMDYNTLIEDHRRSKADITIVGLSSATDHDSGFGLMEVDSTNLVTKFTISPLKGQQDSISVESRTRSDGTSSCYVPSTGIYVIGREQMVKLLRECLVQAKDMASEIIPGAISHGMKVKAHMFDGYWEDVKSVGAYYRANMESIKSCRFYDKQCPLYTMPRCLPPSSMGEAVITDSIIGDGCILNKCVIRGSVVGMRTRIADDVLIEDSIIVGSNIYEMEVDARRKGKEKKTEIRIGIGEKSRIRRAIVDKNARIGQNVMIINRDNVEESNREAEGYVIREGIIVILRNAVIPNDSII; encoded by the exons ATGCAGATCTATTCTTCTTCTTACTCTCCATATTCCACTAAAATAACCAATCTTCATATGATAAGATCGAGTAGCAATCATAACCAAGAGAGACATAACTATAACTTGAAGCAGATCTTTGTTCCAAACTCATGCCCTAACCTCTCTGTTTCAAACACTCAGCAGCTTCCTTTGAACCAAAGTGTTGCTGCCATTGTGTTCGGAGGAGGACCAGACTCTGAGCTTTATCCACTGACCAAAACTAGATCCAAAGGTGCTATTCCCATTGCAGCAAACTACAGACTTATCGATTCAGTCATCAGCAACTGCATCAACAGTGACATCACCAAGATCTACGCAATCACTCAGTTTAATTCAACTTCTCTCAATTCACATCTCACTAAAGCTTACAGTGGATTCGGACTCGGGAAAGACCGGTTCGTTGAAGTCATCGCAGCTTATCAGAGCCTTGAAGATCAAGGATGGTTTCAG GGGTCTGCTGATGCGATTAGAAGGTGCTTGTGGGTATTCGAGGAGTTTCCAGTGACTGAGTTCTTGGTTCTTCCGGGACATCATCTCTATAGAATGGACTACAATACGCTAATAGAAGATCATAGAAGAAGCAAAGCTGATATAACCATTGTTGGGTTAAGCTCTGCTACAGACCATGACTCTGGCTTCGGTTTAATGGAAGTTGATTCCACTAATCTCGTCACTAAATTCACTATCAGTCCCCTTAAGGGTCAACAAGATTCGATCTCC GTTGAGAGCAGAACAAGAAGTGATGGAACTTCTTCTTGCTATGTTCCGAGCACAGGGATTTACGTGATCGGTAGAGAACAGATGGTGAAGCTTCTGAGAGAATGTTTGGTACAAGCGAAAGACATGGCCAGTGAGATCATTCCTGGTGCTATCTCTCATGGAATGAAG GTGAAAGCTCATATGTTTGATGGATATTGGGAAGATGTGAAGAGCGTTGGAGCTTACTATAGAGCTAACATGGAGAGCATTAAGAG TTGCAGATTCTACGACAAACAATGTCCTCTTTACACAATGCCTCGGTGTTTGCCTCCAAGCTCAATGGGTGAAGCTGTAATAACCGACAGTATCATCGGAGACGGTTGCATTCTTAAT AAATGTGTCATCAGAGGATCAGTGGTGGGGATGAGAACACGAATCGCAGATGATGTGCTTATAGAAGATTCAATCATCGTTGGTTCTAACATCTATGAG ATGGAAGTAGATGCGAGAAGAAaagggaaggagaagaagacagaGATTCGAATAGGGATTGGTGAAAAGAGTCGAATAAGAAGAGCCATTGTAGATAAGAATGCTAGGATTGGACAAAACGTTATG ATTATCAACAGAGACAATGTTGAAGAAAGCAACAGAGAAGCTGAAGGATATGTCATAAGAGAAGGAATCATTGTAATACTTCGAAACGCAGTCATCCCAAACGACTCCATCATCTGA
- the LOC106370175 gene encoding inactive glucose-1-phosphate adenylyltransferase small subunit 2, chloroplastic isoform X2 yields the protein MQIYSSSYSPYSTKITNLHMIRSSSNHNQERHNYNLKQIFVPNSCPNLSVSNTQQLPLNQSVAAIVFGGGPDSELYPLTKTRSKGAIPIAANYRLIDSVISNCINSDITKIYAITQFNSTSLNSHLTKAYSGFGLGKDRFVEVIAAYQSLEDQGWFQGSADAIRRCLWVFEEFPVTEFLVLPGHHLYRMDYNTLIEDHRRSKADITIVGLSSATDHDSGFGLMEVDSTNLVTKFTISPLKGQQDSISVESRTRSDGTSSCYVPSTGIYVIGREQMVKLLRECLVQAKDMASEIIPGAISHGMKVKAHMFDGYWEDVKSVGAYYRANMESIKRFYDKQCPLYTMPRCLPPSSMGEAVITDSIIGDGCILNKCVIRGSVVGMRTRIADDVLIEDSIIVGSNIYEMEVDARRKGKEKKTEIRIGIGEKSRIRRAIVDKNARIGQNVMIINRDNVEESNREAEGYVIREGIIVILRNAVIPNDSII from the exons ATGCAGATCTATTCTTCTTCTTACTCTCCATATTCCACTAAAATAACCAATCTTCATATGATAAGATCGAGTAGCAATCATAACCAAGAGAGACATAACTATAACTTGAAGCAGATCTTTGTTCCAAACTCATGCCCTAACCTCTCTGTTTCAAACACTCAGCAGCTTCCTTTGAACCAAAGTGTTGCTGCCATTGTGTTCGGAGGAGGACCAGACTCTGAGCTTTATCCACTGACCAAAACTAGATCCAAAGGTGCTATTCCCATTGCAGCAAACTACAGACTTATCGATTCAGTCATCAGCAACTGCATCAACAGTGACATCACCAAGATCTACGCAATCACTCAGTTTAATTCAACTTCTCTCAATTCACATCTCACTAAAGCTTACAGTGGATTCGGACTCGGGAAAGACCGGTTCGTTGAAGTCATCGCAGCTTATCAGAGCCTTGAAGATCAAGGATGGTTTCAG GGGTCTGCTGATGCGATTAGAAGGTGCTTGTGGGTATTCGAGGAGTTTCCAGTGACTGAGTTCTTGGTTCTTCCGGGACATCATCTCTATAGAATGGACTACAATACGCTAATAGAAGATCATAGAAGAAGCAAAGCTGATATAACCATTGTTGGGTTAAGCTCTGCTACAGACCATGACTCTGGCTTCGGTTTAATGGAAGTTGATTCCACTAATCTCGTCACTAAATTCACTATCAGTCCCCTTAAGGGTCAACAAGATTCGATCTCC GTTGAGAGCAGAACAAGAAGTGATGGAACTTCTTCTTGCTATGTTCCGAGCACAGGGATTTACGTGATCGGTAGAGAACAGATGGTGAAGCTTCTGAGAGAATGTTTGGTACAAGCGAAAGACATGGCCAGTGAGATCATTCCTGGTGCTATCTCTCATGGAATGAAG GTGAAAGCTCATATGTTTGATGGATATTGGGAAGATGTGAAGAGCGTTGGAGCTTACTATAGAGCTAACATGGAGAGCATTAAGAG ATTCTACGACAAACAATGTCCTCTTTACACAATGCCTCGGTGTTTGCCTCCAAGCTCAATGGGTGAAGCTGTAATAACCGACAGTATCATCGGAGACGGTTGCATTCTTAAT AAATGTGTCATCAGAGGATCAGTGGTGGGGATGAGAACACGAATCGCAGATGATGTGCTTATAGAAGATTCAATCATCGTTGGTTCTAACATCTATGAG ATGGAAGTAGATGCGAGAAGAAaagggaaggagaagaagacagaGATTCGAATAGGGATTGGTGAAAAGAGTCGAATAAGAAGAGCCATTGTAGATAAGAATGCTAGGATTGGACAAAACGTTATG ATTATCAACAGAGACAATGTTGAAGAAAGCAACAGAGAAGCTGAAGGATATGTCATAAGAGAAGGAATCATTGTAATACTTCGAAACGCAGTCATCCCAAACGACTCCATCATCTGA
- the LOC106371170 gene encoding type I inositol polyphosphate 5-phosphatase 13-like isoform X1 yields the protein MDYRIIKEEAEEEALASLVPSPPHRKTQSFNQQFDEKPPHHQIRKHSLDEVRRSSTLASATESAVYFDSSDDEFSTGGAILSGDSFFDGSSAGEDYSVVTPPPNALVGDDSVESLPEFIGAGGGAGIFKVPVRAAVHPGRPPCLELRPHPLRETQTGRFLRNVACTETQLWAGQENGVRLWKLEDAYVAGCGVGGKVERGDEDTAPFRESVATSPTLCLVADESNKVLWSGHKDGKIRAWNMDQHDDDSDPFNERISWQAHRGPVNSVVISSYGDMWSCSEGGVIKIWPWDSLEKSLLLKPEEKYMAAMLVERSAIDLRSQVTINGTCSLSSSEVKYLLADSVRAKVWAVQSLSFSIWDARSKELLKVFNVDGQVECRVDMPSIQDQQVDDEMKMKFFSPSKKEKPQGFLQRSRNAIMGAAGAVRRVASRSAGAFLEDTRKTEAIVLAADGTIWTGSMSGQIVQWDGNGNRLRDVNHHHRPVLCFCTFGDRIYVGYASGYIQVLDPDGKLIASWVSHNEPVIKLAAGGGFVFSLASHGGVRGWYVTSPGPLDNIIRTELSRKESSYARQDNVRILIGTWNVGQGRASHGALMSWLGSVTSDVGIVVVGLQEVEMGAGFLAMSAAKETVGLEGSAVGQWWIDAIGKALDENNTFERMGSRQLAGLLISLWARKEIRTHVGDLDVAAVPCGFGRAIGNKGGVGLRIRVYDRIMCFVNCHLAAHLEAVNRRNADFNHIFRLMVFSRGQNLSNAAAGMVQFLFMSCSLGLSTYLFWLLYSSGLPWALSLAAGVSTAAYTLKTTTSPSIGTEEAKSDLAAADMIAFFGDFNYRLFGITYDEARDFISQRSFDWLRERDQLRQEMKAGKVFQGMREALITFPPTYKFERNRPGLGGYDSGEKKRIPAWCDRVIYRDTQSSPFSQSNLQCPVVSSVIMYEACMDVTESDHKPVRCKFHATIAHVDKSVRRQELGNIITSNEKIRSILEDLKFVPETSVSTNNIVLQSQDTVILTIRNNSTTSKAIFSILCGGQAIVRDDDGEESDYTPRGSFGLPRWLEVSPAGGIIKPEGSVDVKVHHEEFYTLEEYVDGIPQNWWCEDARDKEAILMVNIRGSCSTTWTSHSVKVRHCYSGRVCLLDPKPINLTKNLGGSRRHPTDTRRGKSR from the exons ATGGATTATCGAATCATCAAAGAAGAAGCCGAGGAGGAGGCGTTGGCCTCTCTCGTCCCCTCTCCTCCGCATCGCAAGACGCAATCATTCAACCAACAATTCGACGAGAAGCCGCCGCACCACCAGATCCGCAAACACAGCCTCGACGAGGTCCGTAGATCCTCCACGCTCGCATCCGCAACCGAATCCGCCGTCTACTTCGACTCCTCCGACGACGAATTCTCCACCGGAGGAGCCATCCTCAGCGGAGACAGCTTCTTCGACGGAAGCAGCGCCGGCGAGGATTACTCCGTCGTCACTCCTCCTCCCAACGCCCTCGTCGGAGACGACTCCGTCGAGTCCCTCCCGGAGTTCATCGGCGCGGGAGGCGGCGCCGGGATATTCAAGGTTCCGGTACGCGCGGCGGTGCATCCCGGCCGGCCGCCGTGTCTGGAGCTGAGGCCGCACCCTCTCAGAGAGACGCAGACGGGGAGGTTCTTGAGGAACGTCGCTTGCACGGAGACGCAGCTGTGGGCGGGTCAAGAGAACGGCGTGAGGCTCTGGAAGTTAGAAGATGCTTACGTGGCGGGTTGTGGGGTCGGCGGGAAAGTAGAGCGAGGGGATGAGGATACGGCGCCGTTTCGTGAGTCTGTTGCTACTTCCCCTACTTTGTGTTTGGTGGCTGACGAAAGCAACAAGGTTCTGTGGAGCGGTCACAAGGATGGGAAGATCCGGGCTTGGAACATGGATCAGCATGATGATGATTCGGATCCGTTCAATGAGCGAATCTCGTGGCAAGCTCATCGCGGTCCAGTGAACTCAGTTGTCATTAGCTCTTATG GTGATATGTGGTCATGTTCTGAAGGAGGTGTGATCAAGATATGGCCGTGGGATTCGTTAGAGAAATCTCTTCTGCTTAAACCAGAGGAGAAATATATGGCTGCGATGTTAGTGGAGAGGTCTGCCATTGACCTCAGGAGCCAAGTGACTATCAATGGGACATGCagcttatcttcctcggaagtCAAGTACTTGTTAGCCGATTCAGTTAGAGCTAAAGTCTGGGCTGTGCAGTCACTCTCATTCTCTATCTG GGATGCTCGGAGTAAAGaacttttgaaagttttcaacgTTGACGGACAAGTCGAGTGTCGTGTGGACATGCCATCTATACAAGACCAGCAAGTCGACGACGAGATGAAAATGAAGTTCTTCTCACCTTCCAAAAAGGAAAAACCACAGGGGTTTCTCCAGCGATCGCGTAACGCCATAATGGGAGCTGCTGGAGCTGTACGCAGAGTCGCCAGTAGAAGTGCAGGAGCGTTTTTGGAAGATACAAGAAAAACAGAAGCTATTGTCTTAGCTGCGGATGGAACGATTTGGACAGGAAGCATGAGCGGTCAAATAGTCCAGTGGGATGGAAACGGGAACCGCTTGAGGGATGTGAACCACCACCACAGACCTGTTTTGTGCTTTTGCACGTTTGGTGATCGAATCTATGTTGGTTACGCGAGTGGTTACATCCAGGTATTGGATCCTGATGGGAAGTTGATAGCAAGCTGGGTTTCGCATAATGAGCCTGTGATAAAGCTAGCAGCTGGTGGCGGTTTCGTTTTTAGCTTGGCTAGTCATGGTGGAGTACGAGGGTGGTATGTGACATCTCCGGGACCGTTGGATAATATTATCCGAACTGAGCTGTCTCGGAAGGAAAGCTCTTACGCTAGACAAGACAATGTTAGGATTTTGATTGGTACTTGGAACGTTGGTCAAGGACGGGCTTCACACGGTGCGCTTATGTCGTGGTTGGGATCTGTTACTTCAGATGTTGGCATTGTCGTTGTTGGGTTGCAAGAGGTGGAGATGGGGGCAGGTTTCCTTGCTATGTCTGCTGCTAAGGAAACG GTTGGACTTGAGGGAAGTGCTGTGGGGCAATGGTGGATTGATGCAATTGGAAAAGCACTTGATGAGAATAACACTTTTGAGCGTATGGGTTCAAGGCAGTTGGCAGGACTTCTAATATCTCTTTG GGCGAGGAAGGAGATTAGAACACATGTTGGAGATCTTGATGTTGCAGCAGTCCCTTGTGGCTTTGGCCGTGCCATTGGCAACAAG GGAGGTGTGGGTCTGAGAATCAGAGTTTATGACCGAATCATGTGCTTTGTGAACTGCCACTTGGCTGCACATTTGGAGGCAGTTAACCGCAGAAACGCTGATTTCAATCACATTTTTAGATTAATGGTATTCTCACGAGGACAGAATCTAAGTAACGCAGCAGCTGGTATGGTGCAGTTCCTGTTTATGTCTTGCTCACTTGGCTTATCCACATATTTATTCTGGCTGCTTTACTCTTCTGGTTTGCCGTGGGCCCTCTCTCTTGCAGCTGGCGTCTCCACAGCAGCTTATACACTCAAGACTACCACT AGTCCAAGCATTGGCACTGAAGAAGCCAAGTCTGATTTAGCAGCAGCAGACATGATAGCATTTTTCGGAGATTTTAACTATAGACTCTTTGGTATAACCTATGATGAAGCGAGAGACTTCATCTCACAGCGGTCCTTTGACTGGCTCAGAGAAAGAGACCAACTCAGACAAGAGATGAAGGCTGGAAAAGTCTTCCAAGGAATGCGTGAGGCATTAATCACTTTCCCTCCCACTTACAAATTCGAAAGGAATCGTCCAGGCCTAGGAG GATATGATTCAGGGGAGAAAAAACGAATACCTGCATGGTGTGACAGAGTTATATATAGAGACACTCAATCAAGTCCATTTTCACAGAGCAACTTGCAATGCCCTGTAGTTTCATCGGTTATAATGTATGAAGCTTGCATGGATGTTACTGAGAGCGATCACAAGCCCGTGCGCTGCAAGTTTCACGCGACCATAGCTCATGTTGATAAGTCAGTGCGGAGACAGGAGCTGGGGAATATAATAACGTCCAATGAGAAGATAAGATCCATACTAGAGGATCTAAAATTTGTTCCTGAAACAAGTGTGAGCACCAACAACATTGTACTTCAGAGCCAGGACACTGTCATACTAACAATCAGAAACAATTCAACCACAAGCAAAGCCATTTTCAGCATTCTCTGCGGTGGCCAGGCTATAGTTAGGGATGATGATGGTGAAGAGTCTGATTATACTCCACGAGGCTCCTTTGGTCTACCTCGCTGGCTTGAg GTTTCGCCAGCAGGTGGAATAATTAAACCAGAAGGATCAGTGGATGTCAAAGTTCATCACGAAGAGTTTTACACGTTGGAAGAGTATGTTGATGGTATCCCACAGAATTGGTGGTGTGAAGATGCTAGAGATAAAGAAGCAATCCTGATGGTGAACATTCGAGGAAGCTGCTCAACTACATGGACAAGCCATTCTGTTAAAGTCCGTCACTGCTACTCAGGCAGAGTATGTCTCCTTGATCCCAAACCCATAAACCTTACAAAGAACCTAGGCGGTTCACGTCGCCATCCAACGGATACTAGACGGGGTAAAAGCCGGTGA
- the LOC106371170 gene encoding type I inositol polyphosphate 5-phosphatase 13-like isoform X2 produces MDYRIIKEEAEEEALASLVPSPPHRKTQSFNQQFDEKPPHHQIRKHSLDEVRRSSTLASATESAVYFDSSDDEFSTGGAILSGDSFFDGSSAGEDYSVVTPPPNALVGDDSVESLPEFIGAGGGAGIFKVPVRAAVHPGRPPCLELRPHPLRETQTGRFLRNVACTETQLWAGQENGVRLWKLEDAYVAGCGVGGKVERGDEDTAPFRESVATSPTLCLVADESNKVLWSGHKDGKIRAWNMDQHDDDSDPFNERISWQAHRGPVNSVVISSYGDMWSCSEGGVIKIWPWDSLEKSLLLKPEEKYMAAMLVERSAIDLRSQVTINGTCSLSSSEVKYLLADSVRAKVWAVQSLSFSIWDARSKELLKVFNVDGQVECRVDMPSIQDQQVDDEMKMKFFSPSKKEKPQGFLQRSRNAIMGAAGAVRRVASRSAGAFLEDTRKTEAIVLAADGTIWTGSMSGQIVQWDGNGNRLRDVNHHHRPVLCFCTFGDRIYVGYASGYIQVLDPDGKLIASWVSHNEPVIKLAAGGGFVFSLASHGGVRGWYVTSPGPLDNIIRTELSRKESSYARQDNVRILIGTWNVGQGRASHGALMSWLGSVTSDVGIVVVGLQEVEMGAGFLAMSAAKETVGLEGSAVGQWWIDAIGKALDENNTFERMGSRQLAGLLISLWARKEIRTHVGDLDVAAVPCGFGRAIGNKGGVGLRIRVYDRIMCFVNCHLAAHLEAVNRRNADFNHIFRLMVFSRGQNLSNAAAAGVSTAAYTLKTTTSPSIGTEEAKSDLAAADMIAFFGDFNYRLFGITYDEARDFISQRSFDWLRERDQLRQEMKAGKVFQGMREALITFPPTYKFERNRPGLGGYDSGEKKRIPAWCDRVIYRDTQSSPFSQSNLQCPVVSSVIMYEACMDVTESDHKPVRCKFHATIAHVDKSVRRQELGNIITSNEKIRSILEDLKFVPETSVSTNNIVLQSQDTVILTIRNNSTTSKAIFSILCGGQAIVRDDDGEESDYTPRGSFGLPRWLEVSPAGGIIKPEGSVDVKVHHEEFYTLEEYVDGIPQNWWCEDARDKEAILMVNIRGSCSTTWTSHSVKVRHCYSGRVCLLDPKPINLTKNLGGSRRHPTDTRRGKSR; encoded by the exons ATGGATTATCGAATCATCAAAGAAGAAGCCGAGGAGGAGGCGTTGGCCTCTCTCGTCCCCTCTCCTCCGCATCGCAAGACGCAATCATTCAACCAACAATTCGACGAGAAGCCGCCGCACCACCAGATCCGCAAACACAGCCTCGACGAGGTCCGTAGATCCTCCACGCTCGCATCCGCAACCGAATCCGCCGTCTACTTCGACTCCTCCGACGACGAATTCTCCACCGGAGGAGCCATCCTCAGCGGAGACAGCTTCTTCGACGGAAGCAGCGCCGGCGAGGATTACTCCGTCGTCACTCCTCCTCCCAACGCCCTCGTCGGAGACGACTCCGTCGAGTCCCTCCCGGAGTTCATCGGCGCGGGAGGCGGCGCCGGGATATTCAAGGTTCCGGTACGCGCGGCGGTGCATCCCGGCCGGCCGCCGTGTCTGGAGCTGAGGCCGCACCCTCTCAGAGAGACGCAGACGGGGAGGTTCTTGAGGAACGTCGCTTGCACGGAGACGCAGCTGTGGGCGGGTCAAGAGAACGGCGTGAGGCTCTGGAAGTTAGAAGATGCTTACGTGGCGGGTTGTGGGGTCGGCGGGAAAGTAGAGCGAGGGGATGAGGATACGGCGCCGTTTCGTGAGTCTGTTGCTACTTCCCCTACTTTGTGTTTGGTGGCTGACGAAAGCAACAAGGTTCTGTGGAGCGGTCACAAGGATGGGAAGATCCGGGCTTGGAACATGGATCAGCATGATGATGATTCGGATCCGTTCAATGAGCGAATCTCGTGGCAAGCTCATCGCGGTCCAGTGAACTCAGTTGTCATTAGCTCTTATG GTGATATGTGGTCATGTTCTGAAGGAGGTGTGATCAAGATATGGCCGTGGGATTCGTTAGAGAAATCTCTTCTGCTTAAACCAGAGGAGAAATATATGGCTGCGATGTTAGTGGAGAGGTCTGCCATTGACCTCAGGAGCCAAGTGACTATCAATGGGACATGCagcttatcttcctcggaagtCAAGTACTTGTTAGCCGATTCAGTTAGAGCTAAAGTCTGGGCTGTGCAGTCACTCTCATTCTCTATCTG GGATGCTCGGAGTAAAGaacttttgaaagttttcaacgTTGACGGACAAGTCGAGTGTCGTGTGGACATGCCATCTATACAAGACCAGCAAGTCGACGACGAGATGAAAATGAAGTTCTTCTCACCTTCCAAAAAGGAAAAACCACAGGGGTTTCTCCAGCGATCGCGTAACGCCATAATGGGAGCTGCTGGAGCTGTACGCAGAGTCGCCAGTAGAAGTGCAGGAGCGTTTTTGGAAGATACAAGAAAAACAGAAGCTATTGTCTTAGCTGCGGATGGAACGATTTGGACAGGAAGCATGAGCGGTCAAATAGTCCAGTGGGATGGAAACGGGAACCGCTTGAGGGATGTGAACCACCACCACAGACCTGTTTTGTGCTTTTGCACGTTTGGTGATCGAATCTATGTTGGTTACGCGAGTGGTTACATCCAGGTATTGGATCCTGATGGGAAGTTGATAGCAAGCTGGGTTTCGCATAATGAGCCTGTGATAAAGCTAGCAGCTGGTGGCGGTTTCGTTTTTAGCTTGGCTAGTCATGGTGGAGTACGAGGGTGGTATGTGACATCTCCGGGACCGTTGGATAATATTATCCGAACTGAGCTGTCTCGGAAGGAAAGCTCTTACGCTAGACAAGACAATGTTAGGATTTTGATTGGTACTTGGAACGTTGGTCAAGGACGGGCTTCACACGGTGCGCTTATGTCGTGGTTGGGATCTGTTACTTCAGATGTTGGCATTGTCGTTGTTGGGTTGCAAGAGGTGGAGATGGGGGCAGGTTTCCTTGCTATGTCTGCTGCTAAGGAAACG GTTGGACTTGAGGGAAGTGCTGTGGGGCAATGGTGGATTGATGCAATTGGAAAAGCACTTGATGAGAATAACACTTTTGAGCGTATGGGTTCAAGGCAGTTGGCAGGACTTCTAATATCTCTTTG GGCGAGGAAGGAGATTAGAACACATGTTGGAGATCTTGATGTTGCAGCAGTCCCTTGTGGCTTTGGCCGTGCCATTGGCAACAAG GGAGGTGTGGGTCTGAGAATCAGAGTTTATGACCGAATCATGTGCTTTGTGAACTGCCACTTGGCTGCACATTTGGAGGCAGTTAACCGCAGAAACGCTGATTTCAATCACATTTTTAGATTAATGGTATTCTCACGAGGACAGAATCTAAGTAACGCAGCAGCTG CTGGCGTCTCCACAGCAGCTTATACACTCAAGACTACCACT AGTCCAAGCATTGGCACTGAAGAAGCCAAGTCTGATTTAGCAGCAGCAGACATGATAGCATTTTTCGGAGATTTTAACTATAGACTCTTTGGTATAACCTATGATGAAGCGAGAGACTTCATCTCACAGCGGTCCTTTGACTGGCTCAGAGAAAGAGACCAACTCAGACAAGAGATGAAGGCTGGAAAAGTCTTCCAAGGAATGCGTGAGGCATTAATCACTTTCCCTCCCACTTACAAATTCGAAAGGAATCGTCCAGGCCTAGGAG GATATGATTCAGGGGAGAAAAAACGAATACCTGCATGGTGTGACAGAGTTATATATAGAGACACTCAATCAAGTCCATTTTCACAGAGCAACTTGCAATGCCCTGTAGTTTCATCGGTTATAATGTATGAAGCTTGCATGGATGTTACTGAGAGCGATCACAAGCCCGTGCGCTGCAAGTTTCACGCGACCATAGCTCATGTTGATAAGTCAGTGCGGAGACAGGAGCTGGGGAATATAATAACGTCCAATGAGAAGATAAGATCCATACTAGAGGATCTAAAATTTGTTCCTGAAACAAGTGTGAGCACCAACAACATTGTACTTCAGAGCCAGGACACTGTCATACTAACAATCAGAAACAATTCAACCACAAGCAAAGCCATTTTCAGCATTCTCTGCGGTGGCCAGGCTATAGTTAGGGATGATGATGGTGAAGAGTCTGATTATACTCCACGAGGCTCCTTTGGTCTACCTCGCTGGCTTGAg GTTTCGCCAGCAGGTGGAATAATTAAACCAGAAGGATCAGTGGATGTCAAAGTTCATCACGAAGAGTTTTACACGTTGGAAGAGTATGTTGATGGTATCCCACAGAATTGGTGGTGTGAAGATGCTAGAGATAAAGAAGCAATCCTGATGGTGAACATTCGAGGAAGCTGCTCAACTACATGGACAAGCCATTCTGTTAAAGTCCGTCACTGCTACTCAGGCAGAGTATGTCTCCTTGATCCCAAACCCATAAACCTTACAAAGAACCTAGGCGGTTCACGTCGCCATCCAACGGATACTAGACGGGGTAAAAGCCGGTGA